One part of the Rutidosis leptorrhynchoides isolate AG116_Rl617_1_P2 chromosome 1, CSIRO_AGI_Rlap_v1, whole genome shotgun sequence genome encodes these proteins:
- the LOC139843331 gene encoding uncharacterized protein, with amino-acid sequence MNGKVKGSGVWTSIVKLFNKLKTEGPLSSNVLRVKVGNGNSIRFWKDNWKGDGSLASKFNRLMYLDTDPDCLLSWRLTNGNWACQWARDIGPRNSVQLSSLIDHLGPVERRDVMDSWEWSLATDCKFNISITRKFIDDASLPSEIIDTIWVKEVPRKVNIFLWRVAWDRLPTRLNG; translated from the coding sequence ATGAATGGTAAAGTTAAGGGTTCAGGTGTTTGGACATCAATTGTTAAATTGTTCAACAAGCTTAAAACAGAGGGGCCTCTTTCGAGTAATGTTTTAAGAGTTAAAGTAGGGAATGGTAACTCCATCAGATTTTGGAAGGACAATTGGAAAGGCGATGGTTCTTTGGCTTCAAAATTTAATCGTCTTATGTATCTTGATACGGATCCTGACTGCCTTCTTAGCTGGCGTTTAACGAATGGTAACTGGGCCTGCCAATGGGCCAGGGACATTGGGCCCAGGAATTCTGTTCAGTTAAGTTCACTCATCGATCATTTGGGCCCTGTTGAGAGGCGTGATGTCATGGATTCATGGGAGTGGTCCTTAGCGACCGATTGTAAGTTTAATATAAGTATTACCCGTAAATTTATAGACGATGCTAGTCTGCCTTCAGAGATCATTGATACAATTTGGGTTAAGGAAGTTCCAAGGAAGGTTAATATTTTTCTATGGCGGGTCGCTTGGGATAGATTGCCGACACGGTTAAATGGTTAA